A genomic region of Rhodohalobacter sp. 614A contains the following coding sequences:
- a CDS encoding TetR/AcrR family transcriptional regulator, giving the protein MPLEKQTEEQIFLAAQRVFQEKGFAGARMQEIADEADINKSMLHYYYRSKEKLFLEVFQSSVKKIFPGLVSILSSDDELQAKVKRVVEFYYTMFRKNPYLPSFVIHEMNQHPKRFKEFISSLEIEIPSKFANQLQDEIDQGKILPMKPIHFLINIVSLCLMPVIARTMVQTLFSLDDEQFDQFLEERKDLVPEIIFNGVQP; this is encoded by the coding sequence ATGCCTTTAGAGAAACAGACCGAAGAACAAATCTTTTTAGCAGCACAGCGAGTATTCCAGGAGAAGGGATTTGCCGGAGCGCGGATGCAGGAAATTGCAGACGAAGCCGATATTAACAAATCCATGCTTCATTATTATTACCGAAGCAAAGAGAAATTATTTCTGGAAGTATTCCAGTCAAGCGTGAAGAAAATTTTTCCTGGATTGGTATCCATTCTTTCATCTGATGATGAGCTCCAAGCCAAGGTGAAGAGGGTAGTTGAGTTTTATTACACCATGTTTAGAAAAAATCCATACCTGCCATCGTTTGTTATTCATGAGATGAATCAACACCCAAAACGGTTTAAGGAGTTTATTTCATCTCTGGAGATCGAAATTCCATCCAAATTTGCCAACCAGCTTCAGGATGAGATTGATCAGGGAAAGATCTTACCGATGAAACCAATCCATTTTCTCATCAATATTGTATCTCTTTGCCTGATGCCGGTTATCGCCAGAACAATGGTTCAGACTCTTTTTTCTTTGGATGATGAGCAGTTCGATCAATTTCTGGAGGAGAGGAAAGATCTTGTTCCTGAAATCATTTTCAATGGAGTTCAGCCATGA